A stretch of the Lathyrus oleraceus cultivar Zhongwan6 unplaced genomic scaffold, CAAS_Psat_ZW6_1.0 chrUn0271, whole genome shotgun sequence genome encodes the following:
- the LOC127113342 gene encoding uncharacterized protein LOC127113342 has product MAPYEALYGRKCRTPLCWTKVGEERILGSEIIQETTEKIKMVRDKIKKAQDRQNSYADHRRRPLEFDEGDHVFLKVTPRLRLKGPLKSRKLSPRYIGPYQIIERIGEVAYRLALPPSLSEMHDVFHVSQLRKFIADSLHPILPDSVEVEEDLTFRPLPSCITRREVKVLRNKEIPLVKVQWDESHPSDATWELESEMREAYAHLFQKVYKERGKLKRGKEKQG; this is encoded by the exons ATGGCCCCTTATGAAGCTTTGTATGGACGGAAATGTAGAACACCtttatgttggacaaaagttGGCGAAGAAAGGATCTTAGGATCGGAGATTATTCAAGAGACAACGGAAAAGATAAAGATGGTCCGTGATAAGATAAAGAAAGCACAAGATCGCCAAAACAGCTATGCAGATCACAGGAGAAGACCATTGGAATTTGATGAAGGTGACCATGTATTTTTGAAGGTGACCCCGAGGTTGAGACTGAAAGGACCGCTTAAGTCACGGAAGCTAAGTCCAAGATACATAGGGCCATACCAGATTATAGAGAGAATTGGAGAAGTAGCCTACAGATTAGCCTTACCACCTTCTCTATCAGAAATGCATGATGTTTTTCACGTATCTCAACTCCGGAAGTTTATTGCAGATTCTCTTCATCCTATTCTTCCAGATTCAGTGGAAGTAGAAGAAGATCTGACTTTCCGACCTCTACCAAGTTGCATTACAAGACGAGAAGTTAAGGTGTTAAGGAATAAGGAGATTCCTCTTGTTAAGGTTCAGTGGGATGAATCACACCCAAGCGACGCCACCTGGGAACTAGAGTCAGAAATGCGAGAAGCCTATGCTCATCTCTTCCAG AAAGTATATAAAGAAAGAGGAAAGCTCAAGAGAGGAAAGGAAAAACAAGgctag
- the LOC127113341 gene encoding cucumber peeling cupredoxin isoform X3: MSQLRNMSIILVVFAFVATILERTEAADHTVGDSTGWTSSAGAKFYSDWASNNTFKQNDVLVFNFFAGAHTVAATNKADFDNCNVNQNTNDIITTSPARVTLNRTGDFYFICTVSSHCQSGGQKLTIKVPTSSSSTPPSSTPPSPTPPSSGTTPTPPTSGGTPSPSSPTQPDATPPSPGSATAIVATFPALIAIVINLLV; encoded by the exons ATGTCTCAGTTAAGGAATATGTCAATTATTTTAGTAGTTTTTGCTTTTGTTGCAACAATATTGGAAAGAACAGAAGCAGCAGATCATACAGTTGGAGACTCAACAGGTTGGACAAGTAGTGCTGGCGCTAAGTTTTACTCTGACTGGGCGTCCAATAACACATTCAAACAAAACGATGTTCTAG TTTTCAATTTCTTTGCGGGTGCGCACACTGTTGCTGCAACCAACAAGGCAGACTTTGACAACTGCAATGTGAATCAAAATACAAATGACATAATAACAACATCACCAGCAAGAGTGACTCTTAACAGAACTGGTGATTTCTATTTCATATGTACCGTCTCATCCCATTGTCAATCTGGCGGTCAAAAGCTAACCATTAAAGTTCCAACATCTTCTTCATCTACTCCTCCTTCATCTACTCCTCCTTCACCTACTCCTCCTTCATCTGGAACCACTCCTACTCCACCTACCAGCGGAGGAACACCATCCCCTTCTTCTCCAACTCAGCCTGATGCAACTCCTCCATCACCGGGTTCGGCCACTGCTATCGTTGCTACTTTCCCTGCTCTCATTGCTATTGTCATAAACTTGTTGGTTTAG